The following are from one region of the Populus trichocarpa isolate Nisqually-1 chromosome 8, P.trichocarpa_v4.1, whole genome shotgun sequence genome:
- the LOC7480903 gene encoding myosin-6 isoform X1, translating to MAAQVNSMVGSFVWVEDPEEAWMDGEVLEVNGEEITVNCASRKAVVAKASNVFPKDPEFPPCGVDDMTKLAYLHEPGVLQNLRCRYDINEIYTYTGNILIAVNPFRRLPHLYDNHMMEQYKGATIGELSPHPFAVADSAYRQMINEGISQSILVSGESGAGKTESTKMLMRYLAYMGGRAAAEGRSVEQQVLESNPVLEAFGNAKTLRNNNSSRFGKFVEIQFDQSGRISGAAIRTYLLERSRVCQVSDAERNYHCFYMLCAAPEEVIEKYKLGNPRTFHYLNQSNFYDLDGVNESEEYLATRRAMDIVGINANEQDAIFRVVAAILHLGNVEFAKGNEIDSSEPKDDKSQFHLKTAAELLMCNEKSLENSLCKRVIVTRDESITKWLDPDAATVNRDTLAKIVYSRLFDWIVSTINNSIGQDPNSKSLIGVLDIYGFESFKTNSFEQFCINLTNEKLQQHFNQHVFKAEQEEYTKEEIDWSYIEFIDNQDILDLIEKKPGGIIALLDEACMFPRSTHETFAEKLYQTFKDHKRFNKPKLARSDFTICHYAGDVTYQTEHFLDKNKDYVVAEHQSLLSESMCSFVSGLFPPLPEESAKSSKFSSIGSRCKQQLQALLETLSATEPHYIRCVKPNNALKPSIFENNNVLQQLCCGGVMEAIRISCAGYPTRKTFDEFVRRFAILAPDVLHGGCDEVSACKMLLEKVNLKGYQIGKTKVFLRAGQMAELDAHRSELLGRSASIIQRKVRSYFCRKSFILLRQSAIHIQTLCRAEVARNRFECLRREAACLKIQKYSRRYLASKAYNNLCFSAVSIQSCMRGMAARNELCFRKQMRAVIVIQSQCRKHSAQLHYLRLKRAAIATQCAWRGRVARKELRKLKMAAKETGALQAAKSKLEKEVEELTWRLQLEKRMRADLEESKTQENAKLRTTLQEMQLEFQESKALLIKERESIKKEAEKVPTIQEVPVIDNELVNKLTAENEMLKAMVSSLEKRIDETEKKYEETSKLSEEHLKQALDAESKIIELKTAMQRLEEKLSDMEAEDQVLQHQALFSSSSRKMSEHLEITSQHLENGHHEPPTPSKRLGTDADKKMRKSQIERLHESVDALIKCVEQNPGFSQGKPVGAFTIYRCLVQWRSFEAEKTSVFDRLIQMIGSAIENQDDNNHMAYWLSNTSMLLFLLQRTLKDSGANSNPPPPTSFFGRMAQGFRSSPSSANLRVGRDIQMVEAKYPALLFKQQLTAYVETIYGIVRDNFKKDLSPLLSSCIQAPRASRGTALKSSLSFGHNTPADSWRSIVNSLDGLLCTLKENFVPPIFVQKIFTQIFSYINVQLFNSLLLRRECCTFSNGEYVKAGLAELELWCGQAKEEYVGASWDELKNTRQAVGFLVIHQKSRISYDEITNDLCPVLSVQQLYRVCTLYWDDDYNTRSVSPDVISSMKTLANDSNDDDSNSFLIDDNSSIPFSVDDLSGSFHEKDFSDVKPAADLLENPAFQFLQD from the exons ATG GCTGCTCAAGTCAATTCAATGGTTGGATCTTTTGTTTGGGTGGAGGATCCTGAGGAAGCTTGGATGGATGGGGAAGTTTTGGAAGTTAATGGTGAAGAAATTACAGTAAACTGTGCATCAAGGAAGGCG GTTGTTGCTAAAGCATCTAATGTTTTTCCAAAGGATCCTGAATTTCCTCCATGTGGCGTGGATGATATGACCAAGCTGGCATATTTGCATGAACCAGGGGTTTTGCAGAATCTTAGATGTAGATATgatataaatgaaatatat ACTTACACAGGAAATATATTGATTGCTGTGAACCCTTTCCGAAGACTTCCTCATTTATATGATAATCATATGATGGAACAGTATAAAGGGGCAACCATTGGTGAGTTGAGCCCACATCCTTTTGCCGTGGCAGATTCAGCATACAG ACAGATGATTAATGAAGGAATAAGCCAGTCAATTTTGGTTAGTGGGGAAAGTGGAGCTGGTAAAACAGAGAGTACAAAAATGCTCATGCGTTATTTGGCCTACATGGGAGGGAGGGCTGCAGCTGAGGGACGGTCTGTGGAGCAGCAAGTTTTAGAG TCCAATCCTGTTCTGGAAGCATTTGGTAATGCAAAGACACTGAGAAATAATAATTCAAG CCGTTTTGGTAAGTTTGTGGAGATTCAGTTTGATCAAAGTGGGAGGATTTCAGGAGCTGCTATTAGAACTTATTTACTGGAACGCTCCCGTGTTTGCCAAGTGTCTGATGCTGAGAGAAACTATCATTGTTTTTACATGCTCTGTGCTGCGCCAGAAGAG GTTATAGAGAAGTACAAATTGGGAAATCCTAGAACATTTCATTAtcttaatcaatcaaatttCTATGATCTGGATGGAGTGAATGAGTCCGAGGAGTATCTGGCGACCAGAAGAGCTATGGATATTGTTGGGATAAATGCTAATGAACAG GATGCAATATTCCGAGTTGTGGCTGCAATACTACATCTAGGCAATGTGGAGTTTGCTAAGGGAAATGAAATAGATTCTTCTGAACCTAAGGATGATAAGTCTCAGTTTCATCTCAAGACAGCAGCTGAACTTTTGAt GTGCAATGAGAAGTCTCTTGAAAACTCATTATGCAAGCGTGTGATAGTAACTCGTGATGAGAGCATAACAAAATGGCTTGATCCAGATGCTGCAACTGTCAATAGAGATACTTTGGCCAAAATTGTTTATTCGAGATTATTTGACTG GATTGTAAGCACGATAAACAACTCTATTGGTCAAGATCCTAATTCCAAATCTTTAATTGGAGTTCTGGATATATATGGATTTGAGAGTTTCAAGACAAACAG TTTTGAGCAATTTTGTATAAACTTGACCAATGAAAAGCTGCAGCAACACTTCAACCAG CATGTCTTCAAGGCGGAGCAAGAAGAATATACAAAGGAAGAAATTGATTGGAGTTACATAGAATTCATTGATAACCAGGATATTCTTGATCTGATTGAGAAG AAACCTGGTGGCATCATTGCTCTGCTTGACGAAGCTTG TATGTTTCCTAGATCAACACATGAAACATTTGCAGAAAAGCTTTATCAGACTTTCAAAGACCACAAACGTTTTAACAAACCTAAGTTAGCTCGCAGTGACTTCACCATTTGTCATTATGCTGGAGAT GTGACATATCAAACTGAACATTTTCTGGATAAGAACAAGGATTATGTTGTTGCAGAGCATCAATCTCTTCTCAGTGAGTCCATGTGCTCCTTTGTTTCAGGCCTGTTCCCACCATTGCCTGAGGAATCTGCCAAATcatcaaagttctcatcaataGGTTCTAGGTGTAAG CAACAACTACAAGCATTGCTTGAAACACTGAGTGCTACTGAGCCACATTACATTCGTTGTGTAAAACCGAATAATGCTCTAAAGCCATCCATCTTTGAGAATAATAATGTTTTACAACAGCTGTGTTGTGGG GGAGTGATGGAAGCAATTAGGATTAGCTGTGCTGGATATCCCACCAGGAAGACTTTTGATGAATTTGTTCGTCGTTTTGCCATTCTGGCACCAGATGTGCTGCATGGCGG CTGCGATGAGGTTAGTGCTTGCAAGATGCTTCTAGAGAAGGTGAACCTCAAAGGTTATCAG ATTGGCAAAACAAAAGTTTTTCTTAGAGCTGGTCAGATGGCGGAGCTAGATGCTCATCGAAGTGAGCTGTTAGGAAGATCAGCAAGCATCATCCAGAGGAAAGTTCGATCGTATTTTTGTCGCAAAAGCTTTATCTTATTGCGACAGTCTGCCATTCATATCCAAACTTTGTGTAGAG CTGAAGTAGCACGCAATAGGTTTGAATGCCTGAGAAGAGAAGCTGCTTGTTTGAAAATCCAGAAATATTCTCGCAGGTACCTTGCAAGTAAAGCATACAACAATTTGTGCTTCTCAGCTGTCTCCATTCAGTCATGCATGCGTGGAATGGCTGCTCGTAATGAGCTTTGTTTCAGGAAGCAGATGAGAGCTGTGATTGTCATCCAG AGTCAATGCCGAAAACATTCGGCCCAACTTCATTATTTGAGGTTAAAACGAGCAGCAATTGCCACTCAATGTGCCTGGAGAGGGCGGGTTGCTCGTAAAGAATTACGGAAGCTTAAAATG GCTGCTAAGGAGACTGGTGCTCTCCAAGCTGCAAAAAGTAAACTGGAAAAGGAAGTTGAAGAACTCACCTGGCGTCTGCAGCTGGAGAAACGAATGAGG GCTGACCTAGAGGAATCCAAAACACAGGAAAATGCTAAATTACGCACAACATTGCAAGAAATGCAGCTTGAATTCCAAGAATCTAAAGCTCTGTTAATCAAGGAACGAGAGTCTATAAAGAAAGAAGCTGAAAAAGTCCCAACCATACAGGAAGTCCCAGTTATTGATAATGAACTGGTGAATAAACTTACTGCTGAAAATGAAATGCTCAAG GCTATGGTAAGCTCACTGGAAAAGAGAATTGATGAAACAGAGAAGAAATATGAAGAGACGAGTAAGCTTAGTGAAGAGCATCTGAAGCAGGCTTTGGATGCAGAGTCAAAGATAATTGAGCTGAAAACAGCCATGCAGAG GCTTGAAGAAAAACTCTCTGACATGGAAGCTGAGGACCAAGTTCTGCAGCACCAAGCACTGTTCAGTTCATCTTCAAGAAAAATGTCAGAACATTTGGAAATTACCTCTCAG CATCTAGAAAATGGTCATCAT GAACCACCAACTCCATCTAAAAGGCTTGGCACAGATGCTgacaaaaaaatgaggaaatcTCAGATTGAACGGCTACAT GAGAGTGTAGATGCTCTAATAAAATGCGTGGAGCAAAATCCTGGGTTTAGTCAAGGAAAACCAGTTGGAGCATTTACCATTTACAGATGCCTTGTCCAGTGGAGATCGTTTGAAGCAGAAAAAACCAGTGTATTTGATCGTCTTATTCAGATGATTGGTTCTGCAATAGAG AACCAGGATGACAATAATCATATGGCTTACTGGTTATCTAATACCTCAATGCTGCTGTTCTTACTTCAACGGACTTTAAAAGACAGTGGTGCCAATTCAAATCCACCTCCTCCAACATCATTTTTTGGAAGGATGGCCCAA GGTTTCCGTTCTTCACCTTCTTCAGCCAATCTTAGAGTTGGTAGAGATATACAGATGGTTGAGGCTAAGTATCCAGCTTTGCTTTTTAAACAGCAGTTGACAGCATATGTGGAGACGATATATGGCATTGTTcgggataattttaaaaaggattTATCACCTCTTCTTTCATCATGTATCCAG GCACCAAGGGCATCAAGGGGAACTGCTTTAAAATCATCTCTGTCATTTGGCCATAATACGCCAGCTGATAGCTGGCGCAGCATTGTCAATAGTCTTGATGGGCTGCTATGcacattgaaagaaaatttt GTGCCTCCAATTTTTGTGCAGAAGATATTTACTCAAATTTTCTCATACATTAATGTGCAGCTGTTTAATAG CCTTCTGCTTCGTCGAGAGTGCTGCACGTTCAGCAATGGGGAATATGTGAAGGCTGGGTTAGCTGAATTAGAATTATGGTGTGGCCAAGCAAAAGAAGAG TATGTTGGAGCATCCTGGGATGAACTTAAAAACACTAGGCAAGCTGTTGGATTCTTG GTTATACACCAGAAATCGAGAATTTCCTATGATGAAATTACCAATGACCTTTGCCCG GTCCTGAGTGTTCAACAGCTATACAGAGTATGCACTTTATACTGGGATGACGACTACAATACTCGAAGTGTATCTCCTGAT GTGATTTCCAGCATGAAAACACTAGCAAACGACTCAAATGATGATGATAGCAACTCATTCTTGATAGATGACAATTCAAG CATTCCTTTCTCAGTTGATGACTTATCTGGCTCCTTTCACGAGAAGGATTTCTCAGATGTAAAACCTGCAGCGGATCTTCTGGAGAATCCAGCCTTCCAATTTTTACAGGATTAA
- the LOC7480903 gene encoding myosin-6 isoform X2, with translation MAAQVNSMVGSFVWVEDPEEAWMDGEVLEVNGEEITVNCASRKAVVAKASNVFPKDPEFPPCGVDDMTKLAYLHEPGVLQNLRCRYDINEIYTYTGNILIAVNPFRRLPHLYDNHMMEQYKGATIGELSPHPFAVADSAYRQMINEGISQSILVSGESGAGKTESTKMLMRYLAYMGGRAAAEGRSVEQQVLESNPVLEAFGNAKTLRNNNSSRFGKFVEIQFDQSGRISGAAIRTYLLERSRVCQVSDAERNYHCFYMLCAAPEEVIEKYKLGNPRTFHYLNQSNFYDLDGVNESEEYLATRRAMDIVGINANEQDAIFRVVAAILHLGNVEFAKGNEIDSSEPKDDKSQFHLKTAAELLMCNEKSLENSLCKRVIVTRDESITKWLDPDAATVNRDTLAKIVYSRLFDWIVSTINNSIGQDPNSKSLIGVLDIYGFESFKTNSFEQFCINLTNEKLQQHFNQHVFKAEQEEYTKEEIDWSYIEFIDNQDILDLIEKKPGGIIALLDEACMFPRSTHETFAEKLYQTFKDHKRFNKPKLARSDFTICHYAGDVTYQTEHFLDKNKDYVVAEHQSLLSESMCSFVSGLFPPLPEESAKSSKFSSIGSRCKQQLQALLETLSATEPHYIRCVKPNNALKPSIFENNNVLQQLCCGGVMEAIRISCAGYPTRKTFDEFVRRFAILAPDVLHGGCDEVSACKMLLEKVNLKGYQIGKTKVFLRAGQMAELDAHRSELLGRSASIIQRKVRSYFCRKSFILLRQSAIHIQTLCRAEVARNRFECLRREAACLKIQKYSRRYLASKAYNNLCFSAVSIQSCMRGMAARNELCFRKQMRAVIVIQSQCRKHSAQLHYLRLKRAAIATQCAWRGRVARKELRKLKMAAKETGALQAAKSKLEKEVEELTWRLQLEKRMRADLEESKTQENAKLRTTLQEMQLEFQESKALLIKERESIKKEAEKVPTIQEVPVIDNELVNKLTAENEMLKAMVSSLEKRIDETEKKYEETSKLSEEHLKQALDAESKIIELKTAMQRLEEKLSDMEAEDQVLQHQALFSSSSRKMSEHLEITSQEPPTPSKRLGTDADKKMRKSQIERLHESVDALIKCVEQNPGFSQGKPVGAFTIYRCLVQWRSFEAEKTSVFDRLIQMIGSAIENQDDNNHMAYWLSNTSMLLFLLQRTLKDSGANSNPPPPTSFFGRMAQGFRSSPSSANLRVGRDIQMVEAKYPALLFKQQLTAYVETIYGIVRDNFKKDLSPLLSSCIQAPRASRGTALKSSLSFGHNTPADSWRSIVNSLDGLLCTLKENFVPPIFVQKIFTQIFSYINVQLFNSLLLRRECCTFSNGEYVKAGLAELELWCGQAKEEYVGASWDELKNTRQAVGFLVIHQKSRISYDEITNDLCPVLSVQQLYRVCTLYWDDDYNTRSVSPDVISSMKTLANDSNDDDSNSFLIDDNSSIPFSVDDLSGSFHEKDFSDVKPAADLLENPAFQFLQD, from the exons ATG GCTGCTCAAGTCAATTCAATGGTTGGATCTTTTGTTTGGGTGGAGGATCCTGAGGAAGCTTGGATGGATGGGGAAGTTTTGGAAGTTAATGGTGAAGAAATTACAGTAAACTGTGCATCAAGGAAGGCG GTTGTTGCTAAAGCATCTAATGTTTTTCCAAAGGATCCTGAATTTCCTCCATGTGGCGTGGATGATATGACCAAGCTGGCATATTTGCATGAACCAGGGGTTTTGCAGAATCTTAGATGTAGATATgatataaatgaaatatat ACTTACACAGGAAATATATTGATTGCTGTGAACCCTTTCCGAAGACTTCCTCATTTATATGATAATCATATGATGGAACAGTATAAAGGGGCAACCATTGGTGAGTTGAGCCCACATCCTTTTGCCGTGGCAGATTCAGCATACAG ACAGATGATTAATGAAGGAATAAGCCAGTCAATTTTGGTTAGTGGGGAAAGTGGAGCTGGTAAAACAGAGAGTACAAAAATGCTCATGCGTTATTTGGCCTACATGGGAGGGAGGGCTGCAGCTGAGGGACGGTCTGTGGAGCAGCAAGTTTTAGAG TCCAATCCTGTTCTGGAAGCATTTGGTAATGCAAAGACACTGAGAAATAATAATTCAAG CCGTTTTGGTAAGTTTGTGGAGATTCAGTTTGATCAAAGTGGGAGGATTTCAGGAGCTGCTATTAGAACTTATTTACTGGAACGCTCCCGTGTTTGCCAAGTGTCTGATGCTGAGAGAAACTATCATTGTTTTTACATGCTCTGTGCTGCGCCAGAAGAG GTTATAGAGAAGTACAAATTGGGAAATCCTAGAACATTTCATTAtcttaatcaatcaaatttCTATGATCTGGATGGAGTGAATGAGTCCGAGGAGTATCTGGCGACCAGAAGAGCTATGGATATTGTTGGGATAAATGCTAATGAACAG GATGCAATATTCCGAGTTGTGGCTGCAATACTACATCTAGGCAATGTGGAGTTTGCTAAGGGAAATGAAATAGATTCTTCTGAACCTAAGGATGATAAGTCTCAGTTTCATCTCAAGACAGCAGCTGAACTTTTGAt GTGCAATGAGAAGTCTCTTGAAAACTCATTATGCAAGCGTGTGATAGTAACTCGTGATGAGAGCATAACAAAATGGCTTGATCCAGATGCTGCAACTGTCAATAGAGATACTTTGGCCAAAATTGTTTATTCGAGATTATTTGACTG GATTGTAAGCACGATAAACAACTCTATTGGTCAAGATCCTAATTCCAAATCTTTAATTGGAGTTCTGGATATATATGGATTTGAGAGTTTCAAGACAAACAG TTTTGAGCAATTTTGTATAAACTTGACCAATGAAAAGCTGCAGCAACACTTCAACCAG CATGTCTTCAAGGCGGAGCAAGAAGAATATACAAAGGAAGAAATTGATTGGAGTTACATAGAATTCATTGATAACCAGGATATTCTTGATCTGATTGAGAAG AAACCTGGTGGCATCATTGCTCTGCTTGACGAAGCTTG TATGTTTCCTAGATCAACACATGAAACATTTGCAGAAAAGCTTTATCAGACTTTCAAAGACCACAAACGTTTTAACAAACCTAAGTTAGCTCGCAGTGACTTCACCATTTGTCATTATGCTGGAGAT GTGACATATCAAACTGAACATTTTCTGGATAAGAACAAGGATTATGTTGTTGCAGAGCATCAATCTCTTCTCAGTGAGTCCATGTGCTCCTTTGTTTCAGGCCTGTTCCCACCATTGCCTGAGGAATCTGCCAAATcatcaaagttctcatcaataGGTTCTAGGTGTAAG CAACAACTACAAGCATTGCTTGAAACACTGAGTGCTACTGAGCCACATTACATTCGTTGTGTAAAACCGAATAATGCTCTAAAGCCATCCATCTTTGAGAATAATAATGTTTTACAACAGCTGTGTTGTGGG GGAGTGATGGAAGCAATTAGGATTAGCTGTGCTGGATATCCCACCAGGAAGACTTTTGATGAATTTGTTCGTCGTTTTGCCATTCTGGCACCAGATGTGCTGCATGGCGG CTGCGATGAGGTTAGTGCTTGCAAGATGCTTCTAGAGAAGGTGAACCTCAAAGGTTATCAG ATTGGCAAAACAAAAGTTTTTCTTAGAGCTGGTCAGATGGCGGAGCTAGATGCTCATCGAAGTGAGCTGTTAGGAAGATCAGCAAGCATCATCCAGAGGAAAGTTCGATCGTATTTTTGTCGCAAAAGCTTTATCTTATTGCGACAGTCTGCCATTCATATCCAAACTTTGTGTAGAG CTGAAGTAGCACGCAATAGGTTTGAATGCCTGAGAAGAGAAGCTGCTTGTTTGAAAATCCAGAAATATTCTCGCAGGTACCTTGCAAGTAAAGCATACAACAATTTGTGCTTCTCAGCTGTCTCCATTCAGTCATGCATGCGTGGAATGGCTGCTCGTAATGAGCTTTGTTTCAGGAAGCAGATGAGAGCTGTGATTGTCATCCAG AGTCAATGCCGAAAACATTCGGCCCAACTTCATTATTTGAGGTTAAAACGAGCAGCAATTGCCACTCAATGTGCCTGGAGAGGGCGGGTTGCTCGTAAAGAATTACGGAAGCTTAAAATG GCTGCTAAGGAGACTGGTGCTCTCCAAGCTGCAAAAAGTAAACTGGAAAAGGAAGTTGAAGAACTCACCTGGCGTCTGCAGCTGGAGAAACGAATGAGG GCTGACCTAGAGGAATCCAAAACACAGGAAAATGCTAAATTACGCACAACATTGCAAGAAATGCAGCTTGAATTCCAAGAATCTAAAGCTCTGTTAATCAAGGAACGAGAGTCTATAAAGAAAGAAGCTGAAAAAGTCCCAACCATACAGGAAGTCCCAGTTATTGATAATGAACTGGTGAATAAACTTACTGCTGAAAATGAAATGCTCAAG GCTATGGTAAGCTCACTGGAAAAGAGAATTGATGAAACAGAGAAGAAATATGAAGAGACGAGTAAGCTTAGTGAAGAGCATCTGAAGCAGGCTTTGGATGCAGAGTCAAAGATAATTGAGCTGAAAACAGCCATGCAGAG GCTTGAAGAAAAACTCTCTGACATGGAAGCTGAGGACCAAGTTCTGCAGCACCAAGCACTGTTCAGTTCATCTTCAAGAAAAATGTCAGAACATTTGGAAATTACCTCTCAG GAACCACCAACTCCATCTAAAAGGCTTGGCACAGATGCTgacaaaaaaatgaggaaatcTCAGATTGAACGGCTACAT GAGAGTGTAGATGCTCTAATAAAATGCGTGGAGCAAAATCCTGGGTTTAGTCAAGGAAAACCAGTTGGAGCATTTACCATTTACAGATGCCTTGTCCAGTGGAGATCGTTTGAAGCAGAAAAAACCAGTGTATTTGATCGTCTTATTCAGATGATTGGTTCTGCAATAGAG AACCAGGATGACAATAATCATATGGCTTACTGGTTATCTAATACCTCAATGCTGCTGTTCTTACTTCAACGGACTTTAAAAGACAGTGGTGCCAATTCAAATCCACCTCCTCCAACATCATTTTTTGGAAGGATGGCCCAA GGTTTCCGTTCTTCACCTTCTTCAGCCAATCTTAGAGTTGGTAGAGATATACAGATGGTTGAGGCTAAGTATCCAGCTTTGCTTTTTAAACAGCAGTTGACAGCATATGTGGAGACGATATATGGCATTGTTcgggataattttaaaaaggattTATCACCTCTTCTTTCATCATGTATCCAG GCACCAAGGGCATCAAGGGGAACTGCTTTAAAATCATCTCTGTCATTTGGCCATAATACGCCAGCTGATAGCTGGCGCAGCATTGTCAATAGTCTTGATGGGCTGCTATGcacattgaaagaaaatttt GTGCCTCCAATTTTTGTGCAGAAGATATTTACTCAAATTTTCTCATACATTAATGTGCAGCTGTTTAATAG CCTTCTGCTTCGTCGAGAGTGCTGCACGTTCAGCAATGGGGAATATGTGAAGGCTGGGTTAGCTGAATTAGAATTATGGTGTGGCCAAGCAAAAGAAGAG TATGTTGGAGCATCCTGGGATGAACTTAAAAACACTAGGCAAGCTGTTGGATTCTTG GTTATACACCAGAAATCGAGAATTTCCTATGATGAAATTACCAATGACCTTTGCCCG GTCCTGAGTGTTCAACAGCTATACAGAGTATGCACTTTATACTGGGATGACGACTACAATACTCGAAGTGTATCTCCTGAT GTGATTTCCAGCATGAAAACACTAGCAAACGACTCAAATGATGATGATAGCAACTCATTCTTGATAGATGACAATTCAAG CATTCCTTTCTCAGTTGATGACTTATCTGGCTCCTTTCACGAGAAGGATTTCTCAGATGTAAAACCTGCAGCGGATCTTCTGGAGAATCCAGCCTTCCAATTTTTACAGGATTAA